One Cicer arietinum cultivar CDC Frontier isolate Library 1 chromosome 8, Cicar.CDCFrontier_v2.0, whole genome shotgun sequence DNA segment encodes these proteins:
- the LOC101515080 gene encoding uncharacterized protein → MTGKDGFVSYSPLPSNPNPNPNSNPYSYPYPPQQQNVVVLLPSYHPRFHLHHHRRRCLRCTAAILLFLLLVAGVFILYPSDPEIQLARIRINHIGIRTNPKPILDLSFSVTVKVRNRDFFSLTYDSLSVAVGYRGRQLGLVHSIGGGRIKARGSSYVDVVLSVDGFEVIYDAFYLIQDIAKGVIPFETHTTVDGKLGLLLFNVPLKATVSCDVYVNLNKQVIERQDCYPESLGDKVDQNANIGVGET, encoded by the exons ATGACAGGGAAGGACGGGTTCGTATCTTACTCGCCCCTTCCCTCCAATCCTAATCCCAACCCTAACTCCAATCCTTATTCCTATCCTTACCCTCCACAACAACAAAACGTCGTCGTTCTCCTTCCTTCTTACCATCCCCGTTTCCACCTCCACCACCACCGCCGCCGCTGCCTCCGTTGCACCGCCGCAATTCTCCTCTTCCTTCTCCTCGTCGCCGGCGTCTTCATCCTCTATCCATCCGATCCTGAAATTCAACTCGCTAGGATCCGAATCAACCACATCGGAATCCGAACCAATCCAAAGCCAATTCTAGACCTATCGTTTTCCGTAACCGTTAAGGTTCGTAACAGAGACTTCTTCTCTCTAACATACGATTCTCTCTCTGTTGCCGTCGGTTACCGTGGCCGTCAGTTAGGGTTAGTTCATTCTATCGGTGGTGGCCGGATTAAGGCGCGTGGATCATCCTATGTCGACGTTGTGCTCTCCGTCGATGGATTTGAAGTTATCTATGATGCTTTCTATTTGATACAAGATATTGCCAAAGGTGTGATTCCATTCGAAACTCACACAACTGTTGATGGAAAATTAGGGCTTCTCTTGTTCAATGTTCCTTTGAAG GCAACAGTGTCGTGCGACGTGTATGTGAATCTAAACAAGCAGGTTATTGAACGCCAAGACTGCTATCCTGAG TCACTGGGTGATAAAGTGGATCAGAACGCTAATATTGGAGTTGGAGAGACATGA